A genomic window from Candidatus Bathyarchaeota archaeon includes:
- a CDS encoding CoA activase — MVVSAGVDMGTQRVKVAIIKDKQVVGKAQEFVGFEPIKAAEKALEEALKDASISRDEIEHITATGAGVDMATFADSTVSMMGADAKAGTYFFSSARTVIDVGAEDARAVKCDEYGIMQDFIVNARCAAGAGTFIEAMARALEVELEDMGALSLHAERASPINASCVIFAESDVVSLIHREEPKTEIARAIFDAMAERVSSMVKRLGINPDVVLVGGVAKDVGFVTSLKRRLGIEILIPKEPIYAGAIGAALVAARKAKRSRRQ, encoded by the coding sequence GTGGTAGTTTCTGCCGGAGTAGACATGGGCACCCAAAGGGTAAAAGTAGCCATTATAAAAGACAAGCAAGTTGTAGGAAAGGCGCAAGAATTTGTTGGATTTGAACCCATAAAAGCTGCTGAAAAAGCCCTTGAAGAGGCACTAAAAGATGCCAGCATTTCCCGAGACGAAATTGAACATATAACAGCCACGGGAGCAGGAGTGGACATGGCAACCTTTGCTGACAGCACAGTTAGCATGATGGGAGCAGACGCCAAGGCAGGAACATATTTTTTCAGTTCAGCCCGAACAGTAATCGATGTAGGTGCAGAAGATGCCCGTGCAGTAAAATGTGACGAATATGGAATAATGCAAGACTTTATCGTAAACGCCCGATGTGCAGCAGGAGCAGGAACCTTCATAGAAGCCATGGCACGAGCTTTAGAAGTTGAACTGGAAGACATGGGCGCCTTGTCATTACATGCAGAACGAGCAAGCCCAATAAACGCAAGTTGTGTAATTTTTGCAGAATCAGACGTCGTTTCTTTGATTCACCGAGAAGAACCAAAAACCGAAATTGCCCGAGCAATATTTGATGCAATGGCAGAAAGAGTTTCTTCAATGGTAAAACGGTTAGGAATAAACCCTGACGTAGTTCTGGTTGGGGGAGTAGCAAAAGATGTCGGTTTTGTTACTTCACTTAAACGGCGCCTAGGAATCGAGATACTTATTCCAAAAGAACCTATTTATGCAGGGGCAATTGGAGCTGCGTTAGTTGCCGCACGAAAAGCTAAACGGAGCAGAAGACAATGA
- the bzdQ gene encoding benzoyl-CoA reductase, bzd-type, subunit Q — translation MTNNNEKTEYWRWLEYKKVMPNKDWKKAKIITAGVDVGSVGSKAVIMLDGEIYAWSVMRTGSNSSDSAKKALGWAMEDTGLTLEDFHYIVGTGYGRVNVPMANRAITEIACHAKGANYIWGPTVRTVLDVGGQDVKAIKIDENGKVVSFLMNDKCAAGTGRGMEVIADLLKIPIEDVGKESLRVNEEPEPVSSTCVVFAKTEAVGLLRKGWTKEKVIAAYVRAMAIRMSDLIEKVGCEKDFVITGGQSKNIGIVKRVENILGVKRLPVPNLKETGLDPVSAGAIGAALFAKALYEKSLKQ, via the coding sequence ATGACAAACAACAACGAAAAAACCGAATACTGGCGATGGCTGGAATACAAAAAAGTAATGCCCAACAAAGACTGGAAAAAAGCTAAAATAATAACCGCAGGAGTCGACGTTGGATCCGTTGGATCAAAAGCAGTAATCATGTTGGATGGAGAAATTTACGCATGGAGTGTTATGCGCACGGGCTCCAACAGTTCAGACAGTGCTAAAAAAGCTCTCGGATGGGCCATGGAAGACACTGGATTAACCCTTGAGGATTTCCATTATATTGTGGGAACAGGCTACGGCAGAGTAAATGTTCCTATGGCTAACCGTGCTATCACAGAAATTGCATGTCACGCCAAAGGTGCCAACTACATATGGGGACCAACAGTCAGAACCGTTCTGGACGTCGGTGGACAAGACGTCAAAGCCATCAAAATTGATGAAAACGGAAAAGTCGTCAGCTTTTTAATGAACGACAAATGCGCTGCAGGCACCGGACGAGGAATGGAAGTCATAGCCGACCTACTAAAAATTCCGATTGAAGACGTAGGCAAAGAATCTTTAAGGGTAAATGAAGAACCTGAACCAGTAAGTAGCACATGCGTAGTTTTCGCAAAAACTGAAGCAGTCGGGCTGCTCAGAAAAGGCTGGACCAAAGAAAAAGTAATAGCAGCATACGTCAGAGCCATGGCAATCAGGATGAGTGATCTCATCGAAAAAGTTGGCTGTGAAAAAGATTTCGTAATCACTGGCGGCCAATCCAAAAACATTGGAATCGTAAAAAGAGTAGAAAATATTCTAGGCGTAAAACGGTTACCAGTTCCAAACCTTAAAGAAACTGGACTAGATCCCGTATCTGCAGGCGCTATTGGAGCAGCTTTGTTTGCTAAAGCATTGTACGAAAAATCCTTGAAACAATAA